From Vibrio aerogenes, a single genomic window includes:
- the cspD gene encoding cold shock domain-containing protein CspD, producing MATGKVKWFNNAKGFGFICADGEDGDIFAHYSTIQMEGYRTLKAGQQVSYEVEQGPKGFHASSVIPIEVQQAK from the coding sequence ATGGCTACCGGTAAAGTAAAATGGTTTAACAATGCCAAAGGATTTGGTTTTATCTGTGCAGACGGAGAAGACGGCGATATTTTCGCTCACTACTCAACGATTCAGATGGAGGGATACCGTACTTTGAAAGCAGGCCAACAAGTGTCATATGAAGTTGAACAGGGACCTAAAGGCTTCCACGCCAGCAGTGTTATTCCTATTGAAGTTCAACAAGCAAAATAA
- the glgC gene encoding glucose-1-phosphate adenylyltransferase, which translates to MAGVLSMILAGGEGSRLRPLTVSRSKPAVPFGGTYRLIDFALNNFVNADLMRIYVLTQFKSQSLYMHLKKGWNISGITDRFIDVIPAQMRDGKRWYEGTADAIYQNIRFIEFANPDYVCIFGSDHIYKMDVRQMLDFHKQTEAHLTVSALRMPLNEACQFGVIEVDKTGKMIGFEEKPVNPKCIPGEPGWALVSMGNYIFDANVLCDELKEDALNTESSHDFGKDIIPDLFPKGNVYVYDFSTNKIKGEAHDTYWRDVGTIDSYWAANMDLLDREPQFSLYNRSWSLHTYYPPLPPATFVDVDDKKVKITDSLVSGGSYIQGATIFKSILGFRTNIAAGSHISESVILGDAKIGAGCTIKRAIIDKHVEIAPGTIIGEDLELDRKHFHVSDNGIVVIAKGTKVGF; encoded by the coding sequence ATGGCTGGTGTATTAAGTATGATTTTGGCAGGCGGTGAAGGATCCAGATTGAGGCCTTTGACCGTATCCAGAAGTAAGCCTGCAGTCCCTTTTGGCGGAACATATCGATTGATAGATTTCGCTTTAAATAATTTTGTGAATGCAGACTTGATGAGGATTTATGTCCTGACTCAATTTAAGTCCCAGTCGTTATATATGCATCTAAAAAAAGGCTGGAATATATCCGGGATCACCGATCGGTTTATTGATGTTATCCCGGCCCAAATGCGTGATGGGAAACGATGGTATGAGGGGACCGCTGATGCCATCTATCAGAATATCCGGTTTATAGAATTTGCGAATCCGGATTATGTTTGTATTTTTGGTTCAGATCATATCTACAAAATGGACGTCAGGCAGATGTTGGATTTTCATAAACAGACCGAGGCTCACCTGACAGTTTCTGCGTTACGCATGCCTTTGAATGAAGCCTGTCAGTTTGGTGTGATTGAAGTTGATAAAACCGGGAAAATGATTGGTTTTGAAGAGAAGCCTGTCAATCCTAAATGTATCCCCGGAGAGCCCGGTTGGGCGTTAGTGTCTATGGGAAACTATATTTTCGACGCTAATGTCTTATGTGATGAGTTGAAAGAAGATGCATTAAATACAGAATCAAGTCACGATTTTGGTAAAGACATTATTCCTGATCTGTTTCCGAAGGGAAATGTTTATGTTTATGACTTCTCTACAAATAAAATCAAAGGAGAGGCCCATGATACATATTGGCGTGATGTGGGAACTATCGATTCTTACTGGGCTGCCAATATGGATTTATTAGACAGGGAGCCTCAATTTTCACTGTACAACCGCAGCTGGTCACTTCATACCTACTACCCGCCATTACCACCAGCAACATTTGTAGACGTTGATGACAAAAAAGTGAAAATTACAGACTCTCTTGTTTCCGGGGGAAGCTACATCCAGGGAGCGACTATATTTAAATCGATTCTGGGATTCCGGACAAATATTGCTGCAGGCTCTCACATCAGTGAGTCTGTCATTCTTGGTGATGCAAAAATCGGTGCTGGTTGTACGATTAAGCGCGCTATCATCGATAAACATGTAGAAATTGCTCCAGGGACCATTATTGGTGAAGACCTTGAGCTGGACAGAAAACATTTTCATGTTTCTGATAATGGTATTGTTGTTATCGCAAAAGGAACAAAAGTTGGATTCTAG
- a CDS encoding outer membrane lipoprotein, with product MRFFMLILCVLPWLANAAYERNVARPVDKIVFGKVESVRYFSERQVIHAKQHGWETFAGAVAGGVIGHQFGSGHGNTWATIIGAIAGAEIAGNHDDTRSYHRDDPLVELLIAPDKKGEKLIDIIQDVDPHMLFSKGDKVRILFFSNGVRVDKEY from the coding sequence ATGCGATTTTTCATGTTGATCTTATGTGTTTTACCCTGGCTTGCCAATGCCGCGTACGAAAGAAATGTGGCCCGGCCCGTTGATAAAATCGTTTTTGGTAAAGTTGAATCTGTTCGTTACTTCTCTGAACGACAGGTGATTCATGCAAAGCAGCATGGCTGGGAAACATTTGCCGGAGCAGTTGCCGGTGGTGTCATCGGGCATCAGTTTGGCAGTGGTCACGGGAATACCTGGGCGACGATTATCGGTGCAATAGCAGGCGCTGAAATCGCAGGGAACCATGATGATACCAGATCTTATCATCGTGATGATCCATTGGTTGAACTGTTAATTGCACCAGATAAAAAGGGAGAGAAACTGATCGATATTATTCAGGATGTTGATCCGCATATGCTGTTCAGTAAAGGAGACAAAGTGCGAATCCTGTTCTTTAGCAATGGTGTCCGGGTTGATAAAGAATACTGA
- a CDS encoding DUF2498 family protein — protein sequence MNDKKKISSTDLLMIANQLIQEHDQYINGMRAESVEEKDGVLIFKGNYFLNESGLPTEKTTSVFNVFKYLAHHLSKEFTLDN from the coding sequence GTGAACGATAAGAAAAAAATTTCATCAACTGATTTATTAATGATTGCGAATCAGCTGATACAGGAGCATGACCAGTATATAAATGGTATGCGGGCTGAGTCCGTAGAAGAAAAAGATGGCGTACTTATCTTTAAAGGAAATTACTTCCTGAATGAAAGCGGGCTGCCTACGGAAAAAACCACATCAGTATTCAATGTTTTTAAATATCTGGCACATCACCTTTCCAAAGAATTCACGCTTGATAATTAA
- the topA gene encoding type I DNA topoisomerase, whose protein sequence is MGKSLVIVESPAKAKTINKYLGRDYIVKSSVGHVRDLPTSGQSNSAKKAAPVSTKNLSPEEKARLKKEKERNALIKKMGIDPFNDWEANYQVLPGKEKVVSELQKLAKDADSIYLATDLDREGEAIAWHLQEIIGGDKERYKRVVFNEITKNAIQQAFKEPGELNMDGVNAQQARRFMDRVVGFMVSPLLWKKVARGLSAGRVQSVAVKLLVEKEREIKAFVPEEFWDIHADTKTRSDSDFRLLVAQKDGAAFKPVNEREAKDALSELESAQYEVCKREDRPTSSKPSAPYITSTLQQAASTRLGYGVKKTMMLAQRLYEAGYITYMRTDSTNLSAEAVDSVREFIQSEFGESYLPDSANVYGSKAGAQEAHEAIRPSNVHVLADALEGMEKDAHKLYALIWNQFVACQMTPARYDSTTISVKASSYTLKAKGRILKFDGWTRVQRPSGKNEDQILPGVQVGDTLSLVKLDPKQHFTKPPARFTEAALVKELEKKGIGRPSTYASIISTIQDRGYAKIEQRRFYAEKMGEIVTDRLDDSFNDLMNYDFTARMEQKLDQIADGHTSWKGVLDHFFDDFSVHLETAEQDEDSGGMKPNHIVLTDIECPTCSRPMGIRTASTGVFLGCSGYSLPPKERCKTTINLGDEEGVINVLEEDVETAALRAKKRCPICETAMDAYLIDDKRKLHVCGNNPNCDGYLVEHGEFKVKGYDGPVVECDKCGSDMVLKNGRFGKYMGCTNESCKNTRKILKNGEVAPPKEEPVHLPEIPCEKSDAYFVLRDGASGLFMAASNFPKSRETRAPFVHELVRFEDRLPDKFKYLATAPVEDPDGKQTVVRFSRKSKEHYVRTEENSKPTGWTALYVDGHWEVTDKRKKSK, encoded by the coding sequence ATGGGTAAATCACTGGTCATAGTGGAGTCTCCTGCCAAGGCGAAAACGATTAATAAATATCTTGGCCGGGACTATATTGTGAAGTCTAGTGTCGGTCATGTCCGGGATCTTCCAACCTCTGGTCAATCTAATTCAGCTAAAAAAGCGGCTCCGGTTTCAACGAAAAATCTTTCTCCTGAAGAGAAAGCGCGTCTGAAAAAAGAAAAAGAGCGTAATGCACTGATAAAGAAGATGGGTATCGACCCGTTCAATGACTGGGAAGCAAATTATCAGGTACTCCCCGGGAAGGAGAAGGTTGTTTCTGAACTGCAAAAGCTGGCTAAAGACGCTGATTCTATCTATCTCGCAACCGATTTGGATAGAGAGGGAGAGGCGATTGCGTGGCATTTGCAGGAAATCATTGGTGGCGATAAAGAACGCTACAAACGTGTTGTTTTTAATGAAATTACCAAAAATGCGATCCAGCAGGCCTTCAAAGAGCCTGGTGAACTGAATATGGACGGTGTGAATGCACAACAGGCACGTCGCTTTATGGATCGTGTGGTTGGATTCATGGTTTCTCCATTGCTGTGGAAAAAAGTTGCCAGAGGTTTATCGGCCGGAAGAGTTCAGTCTGTGGCGGTTAAATTGCTGGTCGAAAAAGAGCGGGAAATTAAAGCCTTTGTTCCTGAAGAGTTTTGGGATATTCATGCAGATACAAAGACCCGGTCTGACAGTGATTTCCGCTTGCTTGTGGCGCAGAAAGATGGCGCAGCTTTTAAGCCTGTCAATGAACGTGAAGCGAAAGATGCATTATCAGAACTTGAGTCTGCACAATATGAAGTCTGTAAACGTGAAGACAGGCCAACATCAAGCAAACCATCGGCACCTTACATTACTTCAACCCTGCAGCAGGCAGCAAGTACCCGGTTAGGGTACGGGGTTAAGAAAACAATGATGCTGGCACAGCGTTTGTATGAGGCTGGTTATATTACATATATGAGAACCGACTCGACAAACCTGAGTGCTGAGGCCGTTGATTCAGTCCGGGAATTTATTCAGTCGGAGTTTGGTGAGAGTTATTTACCGGATAGTGCGAATGTATATGGCAGCAAAGCCGGTGCGCAGGAAGCTCACGAAGCGATTCGTCCTTCAAATGTTCATGTTTTAGCTGATGCGCTTGAGGGGATGGAAAAGGATGCGCATAAGTTATATGCATTGATCTGGAATCAGTTTGTTGCCTGTCAGATGACCCCGGCACGTTATGATTCAACAACTATTAGTGTGAAAGCTTCATCTTATACCCTGAAGGCCAAAGGCAGAATTCTGAAGTTTGACGGCTGGACCCGTGTCCAGAGACCTTCAGGTAAGAATGAAGATCAGATACTGCCAGGCGTTCAGGTTGGTGATACTTTGTCGCTTGTCAAATTAGATCCAAAGCAGCACTTTACCAAACCGCCTGCCCGCTTTACTGAAGCGGCTCTTGTCAAAGAGTTAGAGAAAAAAGGTATCGGTCGTCCTTCTACTTATGCTTCAATTATTTCGACCATTCAGGATCGTGGCTACGCAAAAATCGAGCAACGCAGGTTTTATGCTGAAAAAATGGGCGAAATTGTCACTGATCGCCTGGATGACAGCTTCAATGATTTGATGAATTATGATTTTACGGCCCGTATGGAGCAAAAGCTGGATCAGATTGCTGACGGTCATACAAGCTGGAAAGGTGTGTTGGACCACTTTTTCGATGATTTTTCAGTGCATCTCGAGACTGCAGAGCAGGATGAAGACTCTGGTGGGATGAAGCCAAATCATATCGTTTTGACAGATATAGAATGTCCGACCTGCTCGCGTCCTATGGGTATAAGAACAGCATCAACAGGTGTTTTTCTTGGCTGTTCGGGTTATTCATTACCGCCGAAAGAACGTTGTAAAACGACAATTAATTTGGGTGATGAAGAAGGTGTTATTAATGTTCTTGAAGAGGATGTTGAAACAGCTGCTCTGCGGGCTAAGAAGCGTTGCCCGATTTGTGAAACTGCAATGGATGCTTATCTGATTGATGATAAGAGAAAGTTACATGTATGTGGTAATAACCCGAATTGTGACGGCTACCTCGTTGAACATGGTGAGTTTAAAGTAAAAGGTTACGACGGGCCTGTGGTTGAGTGCGATAAATGTGGCTCGGACATGGTACTGAAAAATGGTCGGTTCGGAAAATATATGGGATGTACAAATGAATCCTGTAAAAATACCCGAAAAATTCTGAAAAACGGAGAAGTTGCTCCGCCAAAAGAAGAGCCGGTACATTTACCTGAAATTCCCTGTGAAAAATCCGATGCTTACTTTGTCTTACGTGATGGGGCTTCCGGGTTATTTATGGCAGCCAGTAATTTCCCCAAATCAAGGGAAACGCGGGCTCCGTTTGTACATGAGCTGGTCAGATTTGAAGACAGACTACCTGATAAATTTAAGTATCTGGCGACTGCACCGGTTGAGGACCCTGATGGCAAACAAACTGTTGTGAGATTCAGCCGTAAGTCTAAAGAGCACTACGTCAGGACTGAGGAAAACAGTAAACCGACCGGCTGGACAGCTTTATATGTCGACGGTCACTGGGAAGTAACAGATAAAAGAAAAAAATCGAAATAA
- the infA gene encoding translation initiation factor IF-1: MAKEDVIEMQGTVLDTLPNTMFRVELENGHVVTAHISGKMRKNYIRILTGDKVTVELTPYDLSKGRIVFRAR, encoded by the coding sequence ATGGCTAAAGAAGACGTAATTGAGATGCAAGGTACGGTTCTCGACACGTTACCAAATACGATGTTCCGTGTTGAGCTTGAAAATGGCCACGTAGTCACAGCGCATATCTCAGGGAAAATGCGTAAAAATTACATTCGAATTCTGACTGGTGATAAAGTCACGGTCGAATTAACACCTTATGATTTATCTAAAGGCCGTATTGTCTTCCGTGCCCGTTAA
- the clpA gene encoding ATP-dependent Clp protease ATP-binding subunit ClpA: MLNKELELSLNNAFARARDKRHEYMTVEHLLLALLENGAAKEALVACKADLTALRSELDAFIDKTTPLIPESDETRETQPTLSFQRVLQRAVFHVQSSGRNEVTGANVLVAIFSEQESQAAYLLKKYDISRLDIVNYISHGITRTTGPSEDSSESFGSEGSDEVPSEERLENFATNLNNLAKQGNIDPLIGRDPELERTIQVLCRRRKNNPLLVGEAGVGKTAIAEGLAWRIVEGQVPEVIQDSVIYSLDIGSLLAGTKYRGDFEKRFKNILKQLEGEKNTILFIDEIHTIIGAGAASGGQVDAANLIKPLLSSGKLRCIGSTTYQEYSNIFEKERALSRRFQKIDIVEPSLDDTTKILMGLKSKYEAHHEVRYTNKALRAAVELSAKYINERHLPDKAIDVIDEAGARIRLMPVSRRKKTVGVSDIEAMVAKMARIPEKSLSSSDKDVLQSLDRKMKMMVFGQDTAIEALSEAIKLSRAGLGAENRPVGSFLFAGPTGVGKTEVTLQLAKLLGIELLRFDMSEYGERHSVSRLIGAPPGYVGYDQGGLLTDAVIKHPHAVVLLDEIEKAHPDIFNLLLQVMDNGTLTDNNGRKADFRNVILVMTTNAGVAETVKKSIGLIEQDHSHDALSEIKKVFSPEFRNRLDNIIWFNTLDQHVIHQVVDKFIVELQAQLDSRGVSLEVSEDVRSWLAKKGYDKEMGARPMSRVIQEQLKKPLANELLFGSLVEGGTVRVELKKDSLSFVFIGTKEEAVH, from the coding sequence ATGCTTAACAAAGAATTAGAGTTGAGTCTGAATAATGCTTTTGCCCGGGCCCGGGATAAAAGGCATGAGTATATGACTGTCGAGCACCTTTTACTTGCATTGCTGGAAAATGGTGCAGCGAAAGAAGCTTTAGTTGCCTGTAAAGCAGATCTCACTGCATTACGTTCAGAACTTGATGCTTTCATTGACAAGACGACCCCATTAATCCCCGAAAGTGATGAAACCAGAGAAACCCAGCCCACGTTGAGTTTTCAGCGGGTGTTGCAGCGGGCTGTATTTCATGTCCAGTCTTCCGGAAGAAATGAAGTTACTGGTGCAAATGTTCTGGTCGCTATTTTCAGTGAACAGGAATCACAGGCGGCATATTTGCTGAAAAAATATGATATCAGTCGCCTTGATATTGTTAATTACATTTCACATGGTATTACCCGGACCACCGGACCCTCAGAGGACTCATCAGAATCGTTTGGTAGTGAGGGTTCAGATGAAGTGCCTTCAGAAGAACGCCTGGAAAATTTTGCCACGAATTTAAATAATCTTGCCAAGCAGGGAAATATTGATCCACTGATTGGGCGGGATCCTGAACTGGAAAGAACCATTCAGGTCTTGTGTCGTCGGCGTAAAAATAATCCGTTGCTCGTTGGAGAAGCCGGCGTCGGGAAAACCGCTATCGCAGAGGGACTCGCCTGGCGTATTGTTGAAGGACAAGTGCCGGAAGTGATTCAGGATAGCGTGATTTATTCTCTTGATATTGGTTCTTTGCTTGCGGGAACGAAATATCGGGGCGATTTTGAGAAACGTTTTAAGAACATTCTCAAACAGCTTGAAGGTGAGAAGAACACCATTCTTTTTATCGATGAAATTCATACGATCATTGGTGCAGGCGCTGCATCCGGTGGTCAGGTTGATGCGGCGAACCTCATCAAGCCATTGCTAAGTAGTGGTAAGTTGCGCTGTATTGGTTCGACAACTTATCAGGAATACAGCAATATTTTTGAGAAAGAGCGGGCATTATCCCGTCGCTTCCAGAAAATTGATATTGTTGAGCCTTCTCTGGATGATACCACCAAAATCTTAATGGGTCTGAAATCGAAGTATGAGGCTCACCATGAAGTGCGTTACACCAACAAAGCGCTGCGGGCTGCTGTTGAGTTGTCCGCGAAATATATCAATGAAAGACATTTGCCGGATAAAGCGATTGATGTCATTGATGAAGCCGGTGCCCGCATACGTCTGATGCCTGTCAGCCGCAGAAAGAAAACCGTCGGTGTTTCTGACATTGAGGCGATGGTTGCCAAAATGGCTCGTATTCCTGAAAAATCTTTGTCGTCGTCAGACAAAGATGTTCTCCAGTCATTAGATCGCAAAATGAAGATGATGGTTTTTGGACAGGATACGGCTATAGAAGCGTTAAGTGAGGCGATTAAACTCTCCCGTGCAGGTTTGGGGGCTGAAAACCGGCCTGTTGGTTCGTTCTTATTTGCAGGACCAACGGGGGTTGGTAAGACAGAAGTGACCTTACAGCTGGCTAAACTATTGGGTATTGAATTGCTTCGGTTTGATATGTCTGAGTATGGTGAGCGTCACTCTGTCAGCCGCTTAATCGGTGCGCCTCCTGGATATGTCGGATATGATCAGGGGGGCTTGCTGACCGATGCAGTGATTAAACATCCGCATGCTGTTGTGTTACTTGATGAAATTGAAAAAGCACACCCGGATATTTTTAACCTGTTGCTGCAAGTGATGGATAACGGGACACTCACAGATAACAATGGCCGTAAAGCTGATTTCCGCAATGTTATTTTGGTGATGACGACGAATGCGGGTGTTGCTGAAACTGTGAAGAAATCAATTGGTCTGATTGAGCAGGATCATTCTCATGATGCTCTGTCTGAGATTAAGAAAGTGTTTAGTCCTGAATTCAGAAACCGTCTTGATAATATCATCTGGTTCAATACATTAGATCAGCATGTCATTCATCAGGTTGTTGACAAGTTTATTGTTGAACTTCAGGCTCAGCTTGACTCCAGAGGCGTCTCTCTTGAAGTATCAGAAGATGTCAGATCCTGGCTGGCTAAGAAAGGATACGATAAAGAAATGGGAGCCCGTCCGATGAGTCGTGTGATTCAGGAGCAACTGAAGAAGCCGTTGGCAAATGAGTTGTTGTTTGGGTCACTTGTGGAAGGCGGTACGGTGAGGGTGGAGCTTAAGAAAGACTCACTGTCGTTTGTATTTATCGGAACCAAGGAAGAAGCTGTTCACTAG
- the aat gene encoding leucyl/phenylalanyl-tRNA--protein transferase, translating into MTIYIPELIKGEYDFPSPEQALDEPNGLLAFGGDLHTSRLIKAYQEGIFPWYGPGEPILWWSPSPRAIFNPFSFKPAKSLRKFQKKVAYQLSINQSTPQVIDLCSTTRSPEQTWLNEEMRTAYKNLAQAGHCHSVEVWDNETLVGGLYGIAVGQLFCGESMFSLSTNASKVALWAFCQHFSQAGGQLIDCQIMNPHLASMGASELERESFISQLKVLRQRQVDSTCYQPQWISLITNN; encoded by the coding sequence ATGACAATATATATTCCGGAACTGATAAAGGGAGAATACGACTTCCCCTCCCCTGAGCAAGCACTTGATGAACCGAATGGCTTGCTGGCCTTTGGTGGTGACCTTCATACTTCCCGGCTCATCAAAGCCTATCAGGAAGGCATTTTCCCCTGGTACGGGCCCGGTGAACCTATTTTATGGTGGAGCCCTTCTCCCAGAGCAATATTTAACCCTTTCAGCTTTAAACCTGCAAAAAGTCTTCGTAAATTTCAGAAAAAGGTCGCATATCAGTTAAGTATCAATCAAAGTACACCTCAAGTCATTGACTTATGCTCAACAACACGCTCCCCTGAGCAGACCTGGCTTAATGAAGAAATGCGAACAGCTTATAAGAATTTAGCACAAGCAGGCCACTGCCACTCTGTTGAAGTCTGGGACAATGAAACATTAGTCGGCGGCTTGTACGGTATTGCGGTTGGGCAATTGTTTTGTGGAGAGTCAATGTTCAGTCTCAGTACCAACGCTTCAAAAGTCGCATTATGGGCTTTTTGTCAGCACTTCTCACAGGCCGGAGGTCAGTTAATTGACTGCCAGATTATGAATCCTCATCTGGCATCAATGGGAGCATCTGAATTAGAAAGAGAATCATTTATTTCCCAGCTGAAAGTTCTGCGGCAACGTCAGGTTGATAGCACATGTTATCAACCCCAATGGATTTCACTCATCACTAATAATTAA
- the aroA gene encoding 3-phosphoshikimate 1-carboxyvinyltransferase, giving the protein MESLTLQPINMIQGEVNLPGSKSVSNRALLLAALASGTTRLTNLLDSDDIRHMLNALKALGVEYRLSHDNTVCEVDGLGGVFNANASLELFLGNAGTAMRPLAAALCLGHGDFVLTGEPRMKERPIGHLVDALRQAGAEIEYMENENFPPLRIQGKGLTGGTVSIDGSISSQFLTAFLMSAPLASGDTHIRIIGELVSKPYIDITLHIMEQFGIRVVNHDYREFIIQGGQSYTSPGTFLVEGDASSASYFLAAAAIKGGQVKVSGIGKNSIQGDVQFAHALEAMGAEIDWGDDFICAKRNRLQAVDMDFNHIPDAAMTIATTALFAKGQTTIRNVYNWRVKETDRLAAMATELRKVGATVEEGEDYITITPPEKMTHAAIDTYNDHRMAMCFSLVALSDTPVTINDPGCTSKTFPDYFERLKKLSS; this is encoded by the coding sequence ATGGAAAGTCTCACATTACAACCAATAAATATGATTCAGGGTGAAGTCAATTTGCCGGGTTCAAAGAGTGTATCGAACCGCGCATTGCTGCTGGCAGCATTGGCATCAGGGACAACCCGCTTAACTAATTTGCTTGATAGTGATGATATTCGCCATATGTTGAATGCATTGAAGGCACTTGGCGTTGAATACCGTCTTTCTCATGATAATACTGTTTGTGAGGTCGATGGTTTGGGTGGCGTGTTTAATGCAAATGCTTCACTTGAGTTGTTTCTGGGAAATGCAGGGACAGCAATGCGTCCCCTTGCAGCGGCTTTATGCCTTGGCCATGGGGATTTTGTATTAACCGGTGAGCCACGGATGAAAGAACGTCCGATAGGGCATTTGGTCGATGCTTTACGTCAGGCTGGCGCAGAAATTGAGTATATGGAAAATGAGAATTTTCCTCCGCTGAGAATCCAGGGAAAAGGGCTGACAGGTGGAACGGTTTCGATTGATGGTTCTATTTCAAGTCAGTTTTTAACAGCATTTCTGATGTCCGCCCCACTTGCTTCCGGCGATACTCACATTCGGATTATTGGTGAGTTGGTTTCAAAGCCTTATATCGATATTACCTTACATATTATGGAACAGTTTGGTATTCGTGTGGTGAATCATGATTATCGCGAATTTATCATTCAGGGTGGACAGTCATATACATCTCCGGGAACGTTCTTAGTTGAAGGCGATGCGTCGTCAGCTTCTTATTTCCTTGCCGCTGCCGCTATCAAAGGAGGACAAGTCAAAGTATCCGGAATTGGTAAAAACAGTATTCAGGGAGATGTTCAGTTCGCTCATGCACTTGAAGCTATGGGGGCTGAAATAGACTGGGGTGATGACTTTATTTGTGCCAAACGAAACAGACTTCAGGCTGTTGATATGGACTTCAACCACATTCCTGACGCCGCAATGACAATCGCTACCACTGCTTTATTTGCCAAAGGTCAAACTACAATACGTAATGTTTATAACTGGCGGGTAAAAGAGACTGACCGGTTAGCAGCAATGGCGACAGAACTCAGAAAAGTCGGAGCGACTGTGGAAGAAGGAGAAGACTATATTACCATTACTCCTCCTGAAAAAATGACTCATGCAGCGATTGATACTTATAACGATCACCGGATGGCAATGTGCTTTTCTTTAGTTGCGCTGAGTGATACTCCCGTGACGATTAATGATCCGGGTTGTACATCAAAAACCTTCCCTGATTACTTTGAGCGCCTGAAGAAGCTGAGCAGTTAA
- a CDS encoding arginyltransferase has product MHKNIRIGLTHYHDCSYLPERQERVAIVMDEKLHCPEQYEMLLSNGFRRSGSTIYRPYCGLCQACQAVRIPVNDFQPSRSQKRLKNKASQLTWEMKPALDKQWYPLYERYIEQRHQNGSMYPPNQTEFETFSSCSWLTTSYIHIYDRGRLVAVAVTDMLPDSGSAFYTFYDPDSHLSLGTYAVLLQIKICQTMNKQWLYLGYQIDECPAMNYKTRFHPHQRLVNQRWHR; this is encoded by the coding sequence ATGCATAAAAATATACGTATTGGTCTTACTCATTATCACGATTGCAGCTATTTACCTGAACGTCAGGAGCGGGTTGCTATCGTGATGGATGAAAAACTCCATTGCCCGGAACAATACGAGATGCTCCTGTCAAATGGCTTTCGCCGGAGTGGCTCTACAATTTATAGACCCTATTGCGGACTGTGTCAGGCTTGTCAGGCCGTGCGTATTCCCGTCAATGATTTTCAGCCATCCCGGAGTCAGAAAAGACTCAAAAATAAAGCTTCACAATTAACCTGGGAAATGAAGCCGGCACTGGATAAACAATGGTACCCGCTCTATGAACGATATATTGAGCAGCGTCATCAAAATGGTTCCATGTATCCGCCAAATCAAACAGAATTCGAAACATTTTCTTCTTGTAGCTGGCTGACAACATCATATATCCATATCTATGATAGAGGTCGCCTGGTGGCAGTCGCTGTTACGGATATGCTGCCTGACAGCGGGAGCGCTTTTTATACATTTTATGATCCTGATTCACACTTGTCTTTGGGTACTTATGCAGTTTTGTTGCAGATAAAAATTTGTCAGACAATGAATAAACAATGGCTTTATCTTGGATACCAGATTGATGAATGTCCTGCGATGAATTATAAAACTCGATTTCATCCGCATCAAAGGCTAGTAAATCAGCGTTGGCACAGGTAG
- the clpS gene encoding ATP-dependent Clp protease adapter ClpS has product MSKNFEWVAPDSELLEKEKTAVQPPSMYNVILMNDDYTPMDFVIEILERFFTMDADQATQVMLKVHYEGKAVCGTFTAEVAEMKVAQVTVYSREHEHPLLCIMERA; this is encoded by the coding sequence ATGAGTAAAAATTTTGAATGGGTGGCTCCAGACTCAGAATTACTGGAGAAAGAAAAAACAGCAGTTCAGCCACCATCTATGTACAATGTTATTCTGATGAATGATGATTATACACCGATGGACTTTGTCATTGAGATCCTTGAACGTTTTTTTACCATGGATGCAGATCAAGCGACACAAGTCATGCTGAAAGTCCACTACGAAGGTAAAGCCGTATGTGGAACATTTACTGCTGAAGTTGCTGAGATGAAGGTAGCACAGGTTACTGTTTATTCGAGGGAACACGAGCACCCATTGCTTTGTATCATGGAGCGAGCTTAG